The Desulfatiglans sp. genome includes the window CTGTCAAAATGGCTTACCATACTCTCCTTGAGCAGGCGGTTTTCCTCCCTTAAACCTGTATGATCCATTGCCCTTATGAGTGAAATCCTGAGTTCGTCAAAATCCAGGGGTTTGATCAGGTAGTCATATGCCCCGTTTTTAAGGGCATCAACCGCTGTTTCAACAGATGAATAGGCGGTCATGATGATTATGGGGATGGCGGGGTTGATGATCTTTATCTCCTTTAATGCCTCAATGCCTGAGACCTTTATCATGCGGATATCCATGAGTATCAGGTCATATGCCCTCTCCTCTACCTTGGCAATTGCAGTTGAGCCGTCATCCGCCTCCTCAATAAGATATCCCCATCCTGAAAGCAATGTCTTAAGCATGGTGCGGTGTGCTGTGTCATCATCCACAA containing:
- a CDS encoding response regulator encodes the protein MSTDKKNTILVVDDDTAHRTMLKTLLSGWGYLIEEADDGSTAIAKVEERAYDLILMDIRMIKVSGIEALKEIKIINPAIPIIIMTAYSSVETAVDALKNGAYDYLIKPLDFDELRISLIRAMDHTGLREENRLLKESMVSHFD